The Opisthocomus hoazin isolate bOpiHoa1 chromosome 30, bOpiHoa1.hap1, whole genome shotgun sequence genome has a window encoding:
- the MPZ gene encoding myelin protein P0 codes for MSQGAGGSGSLLLLVGLLSALGPSPTSSIHVYTQREVYGTVGSHVTLSCSFWSSEWISEDISITWHFQAEGSRDSISIFHYAKGQPYIDDVGSFKERMEWVGNPHRKDGSIVIHNLDYTDNGTFTCDVKNPPDIVGKSSQVTLYVFEKVPTRYGIVLGSIIGAALLLVAVVVALVYLIRYCWLRRQVALQRRLSAMEKGKLQRSAKDASKRSRQAPVLYAMLDHGRSTKAASEKKAKGAPGDSRKDKK; via the exons ATGTCGCAGGGTGCTGGAGGCAGtggcagcctcctcctcctcgtcgggCTCCTCTCAGCACTGG GGCCATCCCCGACGTCCTCCATCCACGTGTACACGCAGCGGGAGGTGTACGGCACCGTCGGCTCCCACGTCACCCTCTCCTGCAGCTTCTGGTCCAGTGAGTGGATCTCCGAGGACATCTCCATCACATGGCACTTCCAAGCCGAGGGCTCCCGCGACAGCATCTCT ATATTCCACTATGCCAAGGGCCAACCCTACATCGATGATGTGGGCAGCTTCAAGGAGCGGATGGAGTGGGTGGGCAACCCCCACCGCAAGGATGGCTCCATCGTCATTCACAACCTGGACTACACCGACAACGGCACCTTCACCTGCGATGTCAAGAACCCCCCCGACATTGTGGGCAAGTCCTCCCAGGTCACACTCTACGTCTTCGAGAAAG TGCCCACTCGCTATGGCATCGTGCTGGGCTCCATCATCggcgcagctctgctgctggtggccgtggtggtggCCCTCGTCTATCTCATCCGTTACTGCTGGCTGCGGCGGCAGGTGGCCCTGCAGCGACGGCTGAG TGCCATGGAGAAGGGGAAACTGCAGCGATCGGCCAAGGACGCATCCAAGCGCAGCCGGCAG GCCCCTGTGCTCTACGCCATGCTGGACCACGGCCGCAGCACCAAAGCGGCAAGTGAGAAGAAAGCCAAGGGAGCCCCGGGCGACTCCCGCAAGGATAAGAAATAG
- the SDHC gene encoding succinate dehydrogenase cytochrome b560 subunit, mitochondrial, translating into MAALALRCVGRRCLLARLGPVLSVRHIVPMGTTAKEEMAHFWDKNTKSNRPLSPHITIYKWSLPMAMSITHRGTGVALSLGVSLFSLAALLLPEQFPHYLAVVKSLSLGPALIYSAKFALAFPLSYHTWNGVRHLAWDMGKGFKIPQVNQSGVLVLVLTLLSSAGLAAM; encoded by the exons ATGGCGGCGCTGGCGTTGAG ATGTGTCGGTCGGCGATGCCTGCTGGCTCGGCTTGGCCCGGTGCTTTCTGTGCGACA CATTGTCCCCATGGGAACAACGGCCAAGGAGGAGATGGCCCACTTCTGGGACAAGAACACCAAGTCCAATCGTCCCTTGTCCCCTCACATCACCATTTACAA gtggtccctgcccatggcgatGTCCATCACGCACCGGGGCACCGGCGTTGCGCTGAGCTTAG GAGTCTCCCTCTTCAGTttggctgccctgctgctcccagaaCAGTTTCCCCACTACCTGGCTGTGGTGAAGTCGCTCAGCCTGGGGCCTGCTCTCATCTACTCTGCTAAGTTTGCTCTGGCTTTCCCCCTCTCCTACCACACCTGGAATGGAGTCCGACACCTG GCATGGGACATGGGGAAGGGGTTCAAGATTCCCCAGGTCAACCAGTCTGGGGTACTGGTCCTGGTCTTgaccctgctctcctctgccgGCCTCGCGGCGATGTGA